One stretch of Cygnus olor isolate bCygOlo1 chromosome 1, bCygOlo1.pri.v2, whole genome shotgun sequence DNA includes these proteins:
- the RERGL gene encoding ras-related and estrogen-regulated growth inhibitor-like protein has protein sequence MHLEIYDPCSQPQQGKLSLTDELHWADGFIIVHDISDRASFAFAKALLYRIQESHIEACKKMVESAVFLVGKKQDLCHMREVGWDEGQKLAMDNKCHFCELSAAEHYQEVVGMFTKLLRNITSNFKAKEKRRPSGSKSMTKLINNVFGKRMKSV, from the exons ATGCACTTGGAAATTTATGACCCTTGTTCACAG CCACAGCAGGGGAAGCTCTCCCTCACAGATGAGCTCCACTGGGCTGATGGATTCATCATTGTTCATGACATCAGTGACAGAGCatcatttgcatttgcaaaagcATTGCTATACAGAATCCAAGAGTCTCACATAGAAGCTTGTAAAAA AATGGTTGAGTCAGCAGTGTTTTTGGTTGGTAAGAAACAAGATTTATGCCACATGAGGGAAGTTGGCTGGGATGAAGGACAAAAGCTGGCAATGGATAACAAGTGCCATTTCTGTGAGCTGTCTGCAGCTGAACATTATCAGGAAGTTGTGGGAATGTTCACAAAACTCCTGAGGAATATCACCtcaaatttcaaagcaaaggaaaagagaagaccaAGTGGATCAAAATCAATGACCAAGTTAATCAACAATGTGTTtggaaagagaatgaaatcCGTGTAA